One Thalassospira marina DNA window includes the following coding sequences:
- a CDS encoding methionine ABC transporter permease: protein MFSTLAPILLQATLETFSMVLSALLLGTLFGMPIGVLLATSGRGELFEAPIFHKIMGPIVNATRSVPFIILAVAIIPFTRLVAGTSIGTAAAIVPLTVAAIPFIARIIEGAIREVDGGLVEAAQAMGARPFQVVTKVLLPEALPGIIHGLTLTAVTLIGYSAMVGAVGAGGLGDLGIRYGYQRFRPDVMAAVVVTLIVVVQLVQSLGDWLARKADKRNI, encoded by the coding sequence ATGTTTTCAACACTTGCACCCATCCTGCTTCAGGCAACGCTTGAAACCTTTTCCATGGTGCTTTCGGCATTGTTGCTGGGCACACTGTTTGGCATGCCCATTGGTGTGCTGCTGGCAACGTCCGGGCGTGGCGAGCTGTTTGAAGCCCCGATTTTCCATAAAATCATGGGGCCGATTGTGAACGCCACCCGTTCCGTACCCTTCATCATTCTGGCGGTGGCGATTATTCCGTTTACCCGTCTGGTCGCCGGTACGTCCATTGGTACGGCGGCGGCGATTGTGCCGCTAACGGTGGCGGCGATCCCGTTTATTGCGCGCATCATCGAAGGCGCCATTCGCGAGGTTGATGGCGGCCTTGTCGAAGCCGCACAGGCCATGGGCGCACGCCCGTTTCAGGTGGTGACCAAGGTGCTGCTGCCCGAAGCACTGCCCGGCATCATTCATGGCCTGACGCTCACAGCGGTAACCCTGATTGGTTATTCCGCGATGGTGGGGGCAGTCGGGGCCGGTGGGCTTGGCGATCTTGGCATTCGTTATGGCTATCAGCGTTTTCGCCCCGATGTGATGGCAGCCGTTGTCGTCACCCTGATTGTGGTGGTGCAACTGGTGCAAAGCCTGGGTGACTGGCTGGCGCGCAAGGCCGACAAACGCAATATCTGA
- a CDS encoding DNA polymerase III subunit chi: MSDIWFYHLTNTPLERALPTLLFKTMEREKRAVVMTSNDARLEALNTLLWTYEAASWLPHGSAEDGDPELQPVWLTVGDENPNGAQFLFLTDRADSEKLADYERVIMLFDDRDYDAVAEARTRWKTWKDAGHKLSYWQQTPSGSWEKKAES, encoded by the coding sequence ATGAGCGATATTTGGTTTTACCACCTGACCAACACCCCGCTGGAGCGGGCATTGCCGACCCTGTTGTTTAAAACAATGGAGCGGGAAAAGCGTGCTGTGGTCATGACCAGTAACGATGCCAGGCTTGAGGCATTAAATACCCTGCTTTGGACCTATGAGGCAGCAAGCTGGTTGCCGCATGGCAGTGCCGAAGATGGCGACCCGGAATTACAGCCCGTCTGGCTGACGGTGGGGGATGAAAACCCCAACGGGGCGCAGTTTCTGTTCCTGACCGACCGGGCCGATAGCGAAAAGCTGGCAGATTATGAACGTGTGATCATGCTGTTTGATGACCGCGATTACGATGCCGTGGCCGAAGCCCGCACCCGCTGGAAAACCTGGAAAGATGCCGGGCACAAGCTTTCTTACTGGCAGCAAACCCCAAGCGGTTCGTGGGAAAAGAAAGCGGAAAGCTGA
- a CDS encoding NnrS family protein — MQGDIMVSRPIPILPTEPADAASSLSQPLPFWRGAFRPLFLFAGLQAIIGVVWWLSAMIHGLWAPQLGTTSLWHAHEMIFAFGGAALGGFLLTAIANWTGRPALKGAPIIALTTLWLAGRVAMIFAAQTSTALLLVIELSYYLALLGLAARELIAGNNRRNLKILAIIGLLAVIDAVFVLAATDTIPLDAEIFPRAGIFIFLLLIALIGGRIIPGFTRNWLMRNGKLPAIAEPVSFNRFDALCMGALVASIALVFTPWHQGAGVMLMASGFLHFARLSRWRGIHTFADPLVIMLHAAYFWLPTSLLLVGFAMLRPDLYAVNDALHAGGAGAMACMIMAIGGRAALGHTGRALVAGKIFTAAFALIWLATALRLLAPVFGGSYIMLLAAATLCWVGGWVLFLLRYAPVLTGAPLKKA; from the coding sequence ATGCAAGGTGACATCATGGTTTCGCGCCCGATCCCCATTCTGCCGACCGAACCGGCCGATGCAGCTTCTTCCCTGTCCCAACCCCTGCCGTTCTGGCGCGGTGCTTTTCGCCCGCTTTTTCTGTTTGCCGGTTTGCAGGCGATTATCGGGGTTGTCTGGTGGCTGAGCGCCATGATCCACGGGCTTTGGGCACCGCAACTGGGCACCACATCGCTTTGGCATGCCCATGAAATGATTTTTGCTTTTGGCGGGGCCGCCCTGGGTGGGTTCCTGCTTACCGCGATTGCCAACTGGACAGGCCGACCAGCCCTTAAAGGCGCGCCCATCATCGCCCTCACCACCCTGTGGCTGGCAGGCCGGGTCGCAATGATTTTTGCGGCCCAAACCAGCACCGCCCTTTTACTGGTGATCGAGCTTTCCTATTACCTTGCCCTGCTGGGGTTGGCCGCGCGCGAGCTGATTGCAGGCAACAACCGCCGTAACCTTAAAATCCTTGCCATTATTGGCCTTCTTGCCGTGATTGATGCGGTTTTTGTGCTGGCCGCGACAGATACCATTCCGCTTGATGCCGAAATTTTCCCGCGCGCTGGTATTTTCATTTTCCTGCTGCTGATCGCCCTTATTGGCGGGCGCATTATTCCCGGCTTTACCCGCAACTGGCTGATGCGCAATGGCAAACTGCCCGCCATTGCCGAACCTGTTTCCTTTAACCGTTTTGATGCCCTGTGCATGGGGGCGCTTGTGGCTTCCATCGCGCTGGTATTCACCCCCTGGCATCAGGGTGCTGGTGTTATGCTAATGGCAAGCGGGTTTTTGCATTTCGCCCGCCTGTCGCGCTGGCGTGGCATTCACACCTTCGCCGATCCGCTGGTGATCATGCTGCATGCCGCCTATTTCTGGCTGCCGACCAGCCTGCTTCTGGTGGGTTTTGCCATGCTCCGACCCGACCTTTATGCGGTAAATGATGCCCTTCATGCCGGGGGGGCCGGGGCAATGGCCTGCATGATCATGGCGATTGGCGGGCGGGCCGCACTGGGCCATACCGGGCGCGCTTTGGTTGCGGGTAAAATCTTTACTGCCGCCTTTGCCCTTATCTGGCTGGCAACGGCATTGCGCCTGCTCGCCCCGGTTTTTGGCGGCAGCTATATTATGCTTCTGGCCGCGGCCACCCTGTGCTGGGTTGGTGGCTGGGTGCTGTTTTTACTGCGTTACGCCCCGGTCCTGACTGGCGCACCGCTTAAAAAGGCCTGA
- a CDS encoding GNAT family N-acetyltransferase, with translation MNIRPAINSDVDAVFAIRLKVRENALTPAELAARGITRAAWPGWFREGYGIWVAQMGDDIAGFAIAVPKEATLWALFVDPDFEGRGVGSALLKVAENWLFDKGCREISLTTDANPNVRAHGFYERHGWILTGDANDGQVEYIKGYIDDADGFWSDEMLDRPV, from the coding sequence TTGAACATAAGACCAGCGATAAATAGCGACGTAGATGCCGTTTTTGCCATTCGCCTGAAGGTGCGCGAAAACGCCCTGACACCGGCAGAGCTTGCCGCGCGCGGCATTACCAGGGCCGCCTGGCCGGGCTGGTTTAGGGAAGGCTATGGTATTTGGGTGGCGCAAATGGGCGATGATATTGCCGGTTTCGCCATTGCCGTACCCAAGGAAGCCACCCTGTGGGCGCTGTTTGTGGACCCGGATTTTGAAGGGCGCGGTGTGGGATCGGCCCTTTTGAAAGTGGCGGAAAACTGGCTGTTTGACAAAGGATGCCGGGAAATATCACTGACCACCGATGCCAACCCGAATGTGCGCGCACACGGGTTTTATGAACGTCATGGCTGGATTTTAACCGGCGATGCCAATGACGGGCAGGTGGAATATATCAAAGGCTATATTGATGATGCAGATGGTTTCTGGAGTGACGAGATGCTGGACCGCCCGGTTTGA
- a CDS encoding methyl-accepting chemotaxis protein — MLSLSSVKISRRLLFIVGGAVLAAILVGAFGLSAMRSQMMADRKDKTRALVNATVSLIDHYYQQATSGAMTEEQAKEAASKAVGALRYDETNYFFVFDQQPVVLIHTVKPELVGKNLSQSVDGAGKRHYQAFVDMVKQNGAGFVDYTYITPDKSRTRPKLSYVKMFKPWGWIVATGIYVDDVEAIFEKNLLTMIAVVVVIAGGVVFISLMIGRGITRPLQNISDNMLRLAEGDHSIEVEYTHHRSEIGDLARSMDIFKSKTIEMENLRRQREEQEKRAEQEKHAALLAMAESFEANVGHVVEYVTKAAGKMQTSARSMNVTARTAGEKSTIVSSASQEMSTNIDTVAAAAEELSASIGEISTQVSQSSQVANGAVTKSEDTYKKIELLADAANQIGEVISLISDIAAQTNLLALNATIEAARAGDAGKGFAVVANEVKTLASQTAKATEDIRTQVSGIQTATDTAVTAIGEIAETIRQLDGSTGAIAAAVEEQGAATQEIARNVEEAAHGARDVTQNIGDVSTSVGQTQTVAGEVQTLSDELGHQATELKSAVSAFLAEIRHK; from the coding sequence ATGCTTAGTCTGAGTTCGGTAAAAATCAGCAGGCGATTGCTGTTTATTGTCGGGGGCGCCGTATTGGCGGCCATATTGGTGGGGGCCTTTGGCCTGTCTGCAATGCGAAGCCAGATGATGGCGGATCGCAAGGATAAAACCCGTGCGCTGGTCAATGCGACGGTGTCGCTGATTGATCACTATTATCAGCAGGCAACATCGGGGGCGATGACCGAGGAGCAGGCAAAAGAAGCCGCAAGCAAGGCTGTCGGGGCGTTGCGCTATGATGAAACCAACTATTTTTTCGTCTTTGACCAGCAACCGGTTGTGCTGATTCACACCGTAAAGCCAGAACTGGTTGGCAAGAATTTGTCGCAATCGGTTGATGGCGCGGGGAAGCGTCACTATCAGGCATTTGTCGATATGGTGAAGCAGAATGGCGCGGGATTTGTTGATTACACCTACATCACGCCCGATAAATCGCGCACGCGTCCAAAGCTTTCCTATGTCAAGATGTTCAAGCCCTGGGGCTGGATTGTGGCAACCGGCATTTACGTGGATGACGTCGAAGCGATTTTCGAGAAAAACCTGCTGACGATGATTGCGGTGGTCGTGGTGATTGCCGGTGGCGTTGTCTTTATTTCGCTGATGATCGGGCGGGGCATTACCCGGCCATTGCAAAACATTTCGGATAATATGTTGCGTCTGGCCGAAGGCGACCATTCCATCGAGGTGGAATATACCCATCATCGCAGCGAAATTGGTGATCTGGCGCGGTCGATGGATATTTTCAAATCCAAGACCATTGAAATGGAAAATCTGCGCCGCCAGCGTGAAGAACAGGAAAAACGCGCCGAACAGGAAAAACACGCTGCCCTGCTGGCAATGGCCGAAAGTTTCGAAGCAAATGTTGGCCATGTCGTTGAATATGTGACCAAGGCCGCAGGCAAAATGCAAACGTCTGCCCGTTCGATGAATGTTACGGCCCGAACGGCAGGTGAAAAATCGACAATTGTGTCCTCGGCCTCGCAGGAAATGTCGACCAATATTGATACAGTTGCAGCCGCGGCAGAGGAACTTTCGGCATCAATCGGGGAAATCAGCACGCAGGTATCGCAATCCTCACAGGTGGCGAACGGGGCTGTTACCAAATCCGAAGATACCTATAAAAAGATCGAACTGCTGGCCGATGCGGCAAACCAGATTGGCGAGGTGATTTCGCTGATTTCCGACATTGCCGCGCAAACCAACCTTTTGGCCCTGAATGCAACAATTGAAGCCGCGCGTGCCGGGGATGCCGGCAAGGGTTTTGCGGTTGTCGCAAACGAGGTCAAAACACTTGCCAGCCAGACGGCAAAGGCCACCGAAGATATCCGAACGCAGGTAAGCGGCATTCAAACGGCAACAGATACCGCCGTCACCGCCATTGGCGAGATTGCCGAAACCATCCGCCAGCTTGATGGATCAACGGGGGCAATTGCCGCCGCTGTTGAGGAACAGGGTGCTGCCACCCAGGAAATCGCCCGCAATGTGGAAGAAGCCGCCCACGGCGCGCGTGATGTGACCCAGAATATCGGTGACGTTTCCACATCGGTTGGTCAAACCCAAACCGTGGCAGGCGAGGTGCAGACCTTGTCTGACGAGCTTGGCCATCAGGCGACGGAACTGAAATCTGCCGTTTCGGCATTTCTGGCCGAAATCCGCCATAAATAA
- a CDS encoding leucyl aminopeptidase — translation MKITFSDLAVPASGAVVAFATEGGDLMPSAVALDEATGGAIARAIKASTFKGKAGQSLQILSPANVELSRIVIFGIGSEAEFDVVAAQKLGGQVTVAAQGTGEKEVTVLFDMDELASDFATGAALRDYRFDKYRTTETKDDKPALKSVAVATKEPKEAKKQFENAKKVIDGVFFTRDLVSEPSNILYPASFVDEVKALEKLGVEIDVLDEKEMKKLGMGALLGVAQGSAQKPYLVVMRWNGGKKKEAPIAFVGKGVTFDTGGISLKPAAGMEDMKFDMGGAGVVSGLMKALAGRNAKSNVIGVIGLVENMPSSTAQRPGDVVTSMSGQTVEVINTDAEGRLVLCDALTYVQEKYDPSLIVDLATLTGAIIIALGHEHAGLFSNNDTLSAQITNAGLAVNEPVWRMPLGKAYDDQLKSDIADMKNVGGRPAGSITAAQFLKRFITKDRPWAHLDIAAMAWATKDSEVTPKGATGYGVRLLDRFVADNHEA, via the coding sequence ATGAAGATCACTTTTTCCGATCTCGCAGTTCCGGCTTCCGGCGCGGTTGTGGCCTTTGCCACCGAGGGCGGCGATCTGATGCCAAGTGCCGTTGCGCTTGATGAGGCAACTGGCGGTGCCATTGCCCGCGCGATCAAGGCATCCACCTTCAAGGGGAAGGCTGGCCAAAGCCTGCAGATCCTTTCACCCGCAAATGTCGAACTGTCGCGCATTGTTATTTTCGGTATCGGTAGCGAAGCCGAATTTGACGTGGTTGCCGCCCAGAAACTTGGTGGGCAGGTAACGGTTGCCGCACAGGGCACGGGCGAAAAGGAAGTTACCGTCCTGTTTGATATGGACGAACTTGCCAGCGATTTTGCCACGGGTGCCGCCCTGCGCGATTACCGGTTCGATAAATACCGCACCACCGAAACCAAGGATGACAAGCCTGCGCTTAAATCCGTTGCGGTGGCGACCAAAGAACCGAAAGAAGCCAAAAAGCAGTTTGAAAACGCCAAAAAAGTTATCGATGGCGTGTTCTTTACCCGCGATCTGGTTTCCGAACCGTCCAACATTCTTTATCCGGCAAGCTTCGTTGACGAAGTCAAGGCGCTGGAAAAGCTTGGCGTCGAGATTGATGTTCTTGACGAAAAGGAAATGAAAAAGCTGGGTATGGGCGCACTGCTGGGTGTTGCACAGGGTTCGGCACAGAAGCCCTATCTGGTGGTGATGCGCTGGAATGGCGGCAAGAAAAAAGAAGCTCCGATTGCCTTTGTTGGCAAGGGTGTGACCTTTGATACCGGCGGGATTTCGCTGAAACCTGCTGCCGGTATGGAAGACATGAAGTTTGACATGGGCGGTGCCGGTGTTGTTTCAGGCCTGATGAAGGCCCTTGCTGGCCGTAATGCCAAATCAAACGTCATTGGCGTGATTGGCCTGGTTGAAAACATGCCGTCCAGCACCGCGCAGCGCCCGGGCGATGTGGTAACTTCCATGTCGGGGCAGACGGTTGAGGTGATCAACACCGATGCCGAAGGCCGCCTGGTTCTGTGTGATGCGCTGACCTATGTGCAGGAAAAATACGATCCCAGCCTGATCGTGGACCTGGCAACCCTGACCGGGGCGATCATTATTGCGCTGGGCCATGAACATGCCGGCCTGTTTTCCAATAATGATACGCTTTCTGCCCAGATCACCAATGCTGGCCTGGCCGTTAATGAACCTGTCTGGCGCATGCCCCTGGGCAAGGCCTATGACGACCAGCTGAAATCCGACATTGCGGATATGAAAAACGTTGGTGGCCGTCCGGCAGGTTCGATCACGGCGGCACAGTTCCTGAAACGCTTTATCACCAAGGACCGCCCGTGGGCGCATCTGGATATTGCGGCAATGGCCTGGGCCACCAAGGACAGCGAAGTGACGCCGAAAGGCGCGACCGGCTATGGCGTTCGCCTGCTGGACCGTTTTGTGGCCGATAACCACGAAGCCTGA